The Poriferisphaera corsica DNA segment ATCGACATGTGACTCCGCGGCCATATGAACGATGGCATCAGCAGAAGCTATAAGTTTATTAACAAGGGGGCGATCGTTGATGTTGCCGTGAACGAATGTGTAGCGTGGGTTGGATTCAAGGTCGACAAGATTTTGTCTATTGCCTGCATAGGTGAGGGCATCGAGGTTAGTGATGTGTGGGATGTCGGTATGGTTGATGAGATGGCGAATGAAGTTGGTACCGATGAAGCCGCAACCGCCGGTGATGAGAAGGTGATTGAAGTGGTGTTGTGTTGGGGGGTTAGTCATTGTTGAAGCCGTGTCGTGCGACCATTTGGCGGGCATAATCAAGGCTGTCGAATGTGCCTACGTCGGCCCACCAGCCTTGGAGTGAGGTATGGTGTATTTTACCTTGTTTGAGGAGGGTTGCGTTGAGGTCTGAGATTTCAAGTTCGCCGCGGGATGATGGTTTTAGGGTACGGCAGAGTGGGAAAATAGTTGGTGGATAGAAGTAGATGCCGGCAATGGCTAGATCTGATTGAGGCTGAGTGGGTTTTTCGGTGATATCGACGAGTTGATGATTGGTGTTGAGCGTGGCGATGCCGTACCGGGCGGGATCGGAAACTTGTTTGAGGAGGATGAGCGATTGATCGGGGTTGCCGAGGAAAGCTTGATGTGCGGTATGGAGGGTTGAGCCGAGGAGCTGATCGCCGAGCATGACGCAGGTGGGGGTATTGATGTGGGGTTCGGCTTGCATGAGTGCATCGGCAACGCCGCGAGGCTCGGGCTGGGGAATGATGCGGAAGGAATTGAGGTTGAATTGATCGGGGATATGCGCGAGGGCGGATTGAAAGGCGGGGACGTACTCGGAGTTGGTGACGATGATGAGATCACGGATGCCGAGTGTTGTCAGGGAATGGATGGGGTAGAGGATCATTGGGAGATCGGCGATCGGGATGAGGTGCTTGTTGAGGTTATTGGTGAGGGGTTGAAGGCGCGTACCACGGCCGCCAGCAAGGATGATGCCAGTGAGATTTGTGGGGTTGGTGGTCAATGTTTGATCCTGGGAATACGGTGATGGCTGTGAATGCGGTCATGATACCGCTGAATGGTGAGAGAAGTTATCCACTGCGAGCGTGAGTGTGTCTGGAAAAGAGACAGAGTCATTGAAGATACATCGGGAGAGTTACGGTGAGAGGTAAATAAAATTACGGTAAATCATTAGTGTGGCTCCTGATAGCGGATAGCGATGATGTTGAAGATGTTTACGGACTGCCGATGGAATGCGTATGATGATTGTGAGGTTGTTTATGTAGTTGTTAGGTGGGCGGGTGTGGAATCTGTCGTGCTTTGATGTGGTTGCGCGGCCTCGTGGAACCAGACAATATGCTGCAAAAAGCGAAGCAAAAATCTTGGGATGCGTTGGAAACGCTGGCGCTTATTGGTACGTACACGCCACGACGATGCGGTATTGCAACATTTACCAATGACTTGACGGAAGCGTTGTCATCGGCTGCGCCGGAGATCAATACGACGGCGGTCGCAATGAACGATCGCGCGGAGGGTTATCGGTATAACAAACGGGTATGGTTTGAGGTGAATCAGTCACGGCTGGTTGAGTACCGACTGGCGGCTGACTTTTTGAATATGTCGTCGGTTGATGTGGTTTGCCTACAGCATGAGTTTGGGATTTTTGGTGGGCATGATGGGTCGTATATTTTGGAGATGCTAAGAAGACTGCGGATGCCGGTGGTAACGACATTACACACGGTATTGAAAGAGCCGACGGACGGCCAGTTGCGTGTGATGCGGCAATTAAATGAGTTGTGTGATCAGTTTGTGGTGATGGCACATCGTGCGGAATCTTTTTTGTGTGATATTTATGAGATCCCACGCGACAAGATCACGATCATTCCGCATGGGATACCGGAGGTGCCGTTTGTTGATCCGGCTTACTTTAAAGATTTGTTTGGAGTTGAAGGAAAGAAGGTCATTTTGACGTTCGGGCTTTTGGGGCCATCAAAGGGTTTGGAGAATATGATCGAGGCGATGCCTGCGATCGTTGCGAAGCACCCAGATGCGGTATATATCGTGTTGGGGGCGACTCACCCAGGTGTGATTGCACATCAAGGCGAAGAGTATCGCTTAGGCTTGCAGAAGCGCGCGAAAGAGTTGGGTGTTGCGGAGAATATTATTTGGGTGAACCGGTATGTGGATTTGGATGAATTGCTGGAGTTTTTGGGCTCGGCGGATGTGTATGTGACGCCGTATTTGAATGAGGCGCAGATCACGTCGGGGACTTTGTGTTATGCGTTAGGCAGTGGGAAGCCGGTAGTGTCGACACCGTATTGGCATGCGGAAGAGTTGCTAGCAGATGGGCGCGGGAAGCTGGTGCCGTTTGGGGATACGAAGCAATTGGCGAATGGGATCAATGAGCTGTTTGATCACGAGGCGGAGCGGCACGCGATACGAAAGAAGGCGTATCAGCATACACGGCCGATGGTTTGGGAAAATGTAGCGAGCGAGTATTTGAATTTATTTCAACGTGTGAGGACGCATCGTAATCGAGCGCCAAAGCCAAACTTTACGGCGCGGCCGTCAATCATGTCGAGCATGAAGACGCCGGAGCTGACGGAAATCAAGCTGGATCAGTTGATTAATCTGACAGACGGGACAGGGATTTTACAGGCTGCGCAAGCGACGGTGCCGGATCGCCATGCGGGGTACACGACGGATGACAATGCGCGGGCGCTGATCGTTACATTAATTGCGCAGGATCATTTACCGACACTGACAGGATCGCCTGGAAGAAGATATGCGACACCGGGGCCGACAGATAGCAAGACACTGCCGACGGGGTATCTGGATGATATGTCTACGCGCTATTTATCATTTTTGGGGCATGCATTTAATACGGAAACTGCTCGTTTTAGGCATCGGATGAATTATGAGCGGCAGTGGATGGATGACGTGGGATCGGAAGAATCGCATGGACGATCTATCTGGGCATTAGGCGAAACGGTTGCACGATCGCCATCTCGTGGGCAGATGACGTTTGCGGCAAATCTTTTCCAGCAGGCATTAGATTCGTGTACACAATTGCAGACGCCGCATGGGATCGCGTTTTCGCTGATTGGGATTCATGCCTATCTGCGACGGTTCTCAGGGGATTCGCATGCTCGGCGTGTGAGAGAAAATCTGGCGCATAAGCTGTTCCACTCGTTTAACACACATGGCGATCATGATTGGCCATGGCTAAGCGATCAGATGACGTATGCCAATGCGCAGGTGCCGCATGCACTACTGCTATCGGGGCGGTGGATGTTTAATAATGAGATGATTCAGAAAGCGCTACATGTCTTGGAGTGGTTATATCATGTGGAGCTTGGCGAGGATGAACATTTTGCACCGATTGGTTCGGACGGTTGGCTGAAACGTGGCCAAAATAAGGCGAGGTTCAATCAGTTACCGCTGGAGGCGTCTGGGATGATCGCGGCAACACTTGAGGCATATCGTGTGACGAACGACAAGAAATGGGTGGAACGATCATACCGATGCTTGAATTGGTTCTTGGGCGAGAATGATCTGCGACAGCCACTATACGACCCATCGACAGGTGGGTGTGCTGAAGTGTTGTTGCCGCATGGGGTGTCAGAGAACCAATCAGCAGAGGCGACGACGTGTTGGCTGTTTGGGTTGCTGTCGTTATATGACCATATACAGTCAGAAGATGCGGCGTCACATACAATTACAGCCGCGGAGCCGGGGGGAGCTATGACTGGAGATCGCCATGAGGCGGCCTTGTCACGTTATAAGACAGAGCAGAAGCAGTCGTGAAGTGAGCTTATCGTGCTGTAAAGGTTTGATGGGGGTGAAATATTTTTCGGATATAGAAGATTCTAATTGGGCACGGATTGAGTCTATGAATGGGCTTGATTGAGAAATGCCTTCTATGTGGCTGGGTGTACTTGGCCAGTTTAATTCTCCTTTTGTACAATCTGCATCATGAGCGAAGAAAATAACGAAATCGTTGAAAAAGTTGTCATTATCGGTTCTGGGCCTGCGGGCTGGACGGCTGCGATTTATGCGGCGCGAGCGAACCTGAATCCTGTTGTGTTTCCGGGTCGTGCGGCAGGAAAAGACTTGTTGCCGGGCGGTCAGTTGATGCTGACGACGGATGTCGAGAACTTTCCAGGCTTCCCGAAAGGGGTGATGGGGCCGGAGATGATGCAGCAGTTTTTCGATCAGGCAATGCGTTTCGGCACACGGGTCGTGACGGACAAGGGGATCAAGGATGAGTCGGGGATTGAGATGGGTTTGTATACGCCGTTCCAAAATGTTGCGGAGGTTGATCTGTCAAAAAGGCCGTTCGTGGTCAAAGGCGATGGCGGGGTGACGATCAAGGCTGAAGCTGTGATTATTGCGACGGGCGCGAAAGCGAACTGGTTGGGCTTGGATAACGAATTGCGGTTAGCACAGACTGGCGGCGGTGTGTCGGCATGTGCGGTATGCGACGGGGCATTGCCGATGTTTAGAGATAAGGAATTAGCGGTTGTCGGTGGCGGGGATTCGGCAGTCGAAGAAGCCTCATATCTCACGAAATTTGCATCGAAAGTTTACATGGTTGTGAGGCGTGACGAATTACGCGCCTCAAAAATCATGGCAGACAGAGCAAAGAACAACCCGAAGATCGAGATCCTATGGAACACACGGGTCGTGGATGTTCATGGTGACGAAAAGATCACAGGGGTGAAGCTCGAAAGCACAAAAACAGGCGAGCAACGCGAACTTGATCTGACCGGTCTATTCATGGCTATTGGCCACACGCCGATCACTGATTTCTTAGATGGCCAACTGGAAACGGATGAGACCGGATTCCTTAAGCTGACTGATCCGTACCGTTCTTACACATCGATTGAAGGTGTATTTGCTGCAGGCGATGTGGCAGATCACGTCTACAAACAGGCGATCACGGCTGCTGGAATGGGGTGCAAGGCTGCAATTGACGCAGAACGTTGGCTGGCAGAACAAGGGATTGCATAAAATCTCGTTTAAATGAAATTTCATGAAGTGCTGCAGCGTAATTTGCAGCACTTTTTTTATGGTGCTTATGTTGGAAAATCGCAATGAATTATCATTGCTTTTGAAAGACAAAACTGAGAAAATATTAGCTACTACTTATACACACTAACGCCAGAAGTTTCGGTCAGCGTGGGGACTCCGGAGCTCGATCATGTCGACGACCAGTAATCAAGAATTGTCATTGAAATTAACCCGTTCGATCAATGCATCCGCGGATGAGTTGTTTGATGCTTGGCTCAATGCGGACACATTGGCGCATTGGTTTAAACCTGAGCCAGGATTGGTATGTGATGATTGCCAAATCAATCCGACGGAGATGGGGATTTTCAGAATTATTTTGCTGAATGAGGAAACACATGACCACTATATTGTCATGGGTCATTTCATTGAGTTGGACGAGCCTAACACACTGTCGTTTACATGGTCTTGGGAGCTGCCGCAGAATGGGGTACGGGATACGATCTGTACCGCTATTTTTGATAATCCAACACCGGATGTGAATCACACTGAATTGACGTTTATCCACTCGGGCTTTCCAGATCAGGAATCACTTGAGGATCATGTCGCAGGCTGGAATGCTTGCCTTGACGAGCTTGTAAAACATTTCGCGTAGCTTTTTACTGAACACTAATACTTGGTTAGGCTTTTGGGAAACCATTTTGATCCAATGGTTCAGGCTATCTTTCAGCCTCATTCAATAAGAATACACGCTCAAGAACACGCGATATGTAGATGCGGGATTATTCGCCCTGATGCTTATCAAAGTTAATTTTAAAACAATCGCTTGTTAGGTATTGAACTACTGAACAATGCGGTTTATGATGCTGCACGTACCCCGAACATTAACCTTACATATTGCTGCAATAAAAAGCACGGCTAAGGGATTATGTATTCGGTGAGTACGTCTGTGTTTCATTAATTGAAATGTTTTTATACATCTACGAGAAGTAGTGAGCTATCACTGCGCTAGGAAAGACTATGCCAGCAACATCAACATTGGATTTAGGGAATCAACTTGCAGATCTTTGCAAAGAGGGACGACATTTAGAAGCGGTCGACACGCTGTATGACGAAAATATCGTTTCAATTGAACCATGCAGCAGCCCCGATATGCCAGCAAGGATGGAAGGCATCCAGGCGGTACGCGGTAAGAATGAATGGTGGTTGAATGCGTTCGAGATGAAGGATCAACACGTTTACGGGCCGTATCCACATGGCGAACGTTTTGCACTAGCATTTTGCATGGATGTCGTGAATAAAGAAACGAAGGAAGAAATGCATATGGAAGAAGTTGCTTTGTACACCGTCAAAGACAACAAGATTGTGCAGGAAGAATTTTTCCATGTCGTGCCTGGCACTGATCAATAAAGCCATCATCGCTGCAAACAAAGGGCTTGGCGTTGAAAAATGCCAAGCCCTTCTTCTATTTGATAAATCAAAAAGTGTGAGACTATCTGGATCAAATAGTCTCACACTTGCATACAACGAGGCATAAGCAGTTATGTGTCGTTATAAGTTTATGCAGCGTCTTTGACTTTGAATTGTGCGACGAGCTGCTTGAGTGATTCGGCTTTTTCTGACAAACCGGCGGCGGCGACGCTGGCTTGTTGAGTGCCTTCACGGGACTGGTGCGTCACGGCGGCGATCGACTGAATGTTGCGTGAGATCTGCTCGGAAGCGGCGGACTGCTGCTCGGCAGCGGCGGCGATGGACTGCACCATCTCAGCGACGTTCTCTGCGCCATCCACAATATTGTTTAGCGACTCACCGGCACGACGCGCGGAATCGACACCCTTGCCGACGATCTCGGTGCCGCTGCTCATTTTTTCGACAGCCTGATGCGTGCCGGCCTGGATACCGGAGATGAGTTCGCTGACACCGTCGGTGGCTTTGGTGGTGCGGTCGGCGAGCTTACGGACTTCATCGGCGACAACCGCGAAGCCTCGGCCATGCTCACCGGCACGGGCGGCCTCGATGGCGGCATTGAGGGCAAGGAGGTTGGTCTGATCGGCGATGTCATTGATGACTTCGATGATCTCGCCGATGCGTTCACCTTGCTTGCCTAACTCACCAATAGATAGGCTGGAATCGCTGACGACGGTTTCGATCTCATTCATGCCGGACATGGTTTGCTGGACGATGTCGCCGCCGTCGAGAGCAACCTGCTTGGCATCCCCTGCACTTGAGTTGGCGTCGTGGCTTTTTTGTGCGACTTCATTGATGGAAGCGCTCATTTCCTCGACAGCGGTAGAGATTTCCTGGACCTGGCCGGACTGCTCTTCCATGCCGGCGGCGATCTCCTCGCTGGACGCGGCGATTTGGGTCGATGCGCTGGCGACGTCGAGCGTGAGACGCATGACGTCGGAGATAGTATCGTGAACTTTTTCGACAAAGACGTTGAAAGCTTGGGCGAGGTTGCCGAGCTCGTCTTTGGAGTTGATGGTCAATCTAACGGTTAGATCGCCTTCGCCTTGAGAGATATCGTTGAGGCTATCGACAACGTTTTGGATGGGCTTGCTGATTTTGCCAGCGGCGTACCACATGAGGAAGCCTGCGATGGTGAGGCAGACGATGCCGAGTGCGATGATTTGGTAGAGGGCGGCTTTGGCGGGGGCCATGATGACCGAGCCGGGGATACGCATGGCGCTGACGAGGTACTGGCCGGTGCTGCCGAGCTCGAACGGGTAGTAGAGAACGAGATCGCCGGAAGAGGTCCAGATGTACATGGATTCACCGGTAAGCACTCTGTCTCGCAGGTTTTTAAATGCTTCGCTGTATTCGCCAAGATCTTTCCCAACGCGTGCTGCATCACCGGTATACCCAATGATCATGCCTTCGGGACTGAGAATAACGAGTTTCGCAAGACCATCAAAAGCTTCGCAGTTGTCAGCAACTTTCTGCATTTCGTCCATGGAAATGTCGAGGCCGCCAACACCGATCACGTTGTCGTCATGAAAAACAGGAAGAGCAATACTTGAAACCAAGCGTTTCACACCGTCACCATAATCCCAAAAATATGGCTCGGAAAAAGTTGTTTTCTTTTGTTGAAATGGAATATTGTACCAAGCATCCGAATCGCCAACCGTATTGTTACCGCGAACTGTCGATTCGATTTGGCCACCGATATTTCGAACAGTGACTGCAAAAAGTTTGTTCGCATCAATTTCTTTGCCATCTTTTGGCTCGAAGCCGCTGATATCCATCGAAGAAGTGTCGACCCAGAACCATGTACTAAATGCAGACGGATTGACCAATGCAACACGGTTAGTCGTTGAGAGAGCATTCTGATAGAGGATGGGTTGTTTTTTGGATTGATCAGAAACGGCTGCGATAAAAGTTTCCGCCGATTTCACCATCGCATCCATATCCCCCTTCATATCATTTGCAGCCTCAGCCGCAACCTTCATAGCCTCCTGAACACCTCGCTCCTCGGTCTCAGTCCAGATCTGATAACCAGAAAAACCAAAGCCGCAAATCATTGCGATCATCATGGTCAGGCCACACCAGACCACAACCTTCATACGAACGGATAAATTCCTCATTCCATGCCTCCACGCAGAATGAACCTAAAGACGAATACAACCCACTACAACACTGCAGGGGTTATTCCTTATATTCCGGTATTCGTATATCGATGGGTTCCACTTAAAAGACAATGGCAGAAAACATGAATAAATGAGAAAGCAATTCCAATTTTACGGCATCTTATAGCATATCTGGCACATTATCGTGCTGTTGCCCGATAATAACTCGCTACAACTTGATCAACTGTATCAATTTCCGACTCGTCTGCGAGCAGCGCATCAATCCGCTCCATTGCTGATATCCGGTTTTCACCAAGCTCCACCAATACGTCAAGTGCATCTCGTACCAATGTCCCCCGACCGCTTGTTTTCTCTTGTTCAGGATGAGCATCTGTACTCACTAATTCCCCGGTATCGACCACCGCCATTTCGTTGGCCGCACTAACCGCACCAATTTCCTCACGGGCGGGTGTGATATAACTCTCAACTTTATCTTTCAAAGTGACCACAATCGTTTCAGCTGTACGTTTGCCAATTTCTGGAAGACTTTGAAGCGTCGCAAGATCCCGATCCAAGATTGCACCCGCAATCTGATGGCTCGCCAATGCCATGGCACGAAGCGCCTTGCGGTTGCCAATCCCCTTAACGGATGTAAACAGCTCATAAAAAGCTTTGTCCTGGCGTGTCAGGAAGCCTGCCAACCGCGGCACAAAGCTAGTACCTTGCCCCACACCTTCGAGATAATGCATCGTATACAGCTTCACCTCACGTCCGATCATCCCACCCAATCGATTCACAACAAACGTTGGCAAGAGAACTTCATAAACAAAACCACCCTGAATCTCCAGCAATGCGGAGCCAGTATCGATACCGATCAATTTACCTTTAATTTGCGCTATCATCGTTACAAATCATACCTCACGACGACCTCTTCGCACACCCTTCGCTGCTTGTCCCCAGTTGATCGCAAGTTTTAGCCGATGATTTATCATGTGGGCCGAGTTTATTGACTTCGAACTCGGATGGGTCCCTTTATCTGCGAAGCGAGCGATATCTTGCGTTTTTTTGCTCTGATCACATCGGTCGCAGTAATCGTAACAGCCCTGCTAATCTGGGGATTGCTACGGATCGATTACCAAACACAACTCACCACTACTTATGAACCCACACGCGCAACTATTATCGAGACGCACGTCCATAAAACATGGTTTGGCTTCTACAGACCCGTCATCACCTATCGATATCAGATCGGCGGCCAGATCTATGCATCAACGAAATACGCGCCACTAAATCAATTCGGCTCACAGCCCTGGGCGTCAAAAGTCGCCGAACAATACCAACCTCAACAAGTCACAACAGCATACGTTTCCACACAAAATCTAATGATGGCATTCCTTACCCCTCACACCACTTTCACACCTTACATTGCAACCATTTTTTCAATGCTACTAATTTTCATGACCTGCTTTTTGATCAGAAACGCAGGCATTTTTTCTAGTAAGCCTCACACACCACATCATCCAAACCGTTATCATTGGTATCAATTAACTACAGAGCACATCCCATCTTTCTATGCCTTCGGCATGATCTTTATCTCTCTGCTCTGGTCAATTCTGATACTCCTGCCATTCATTCATTTTCTTCTTTTCGCTTACTACGATCACGAACACACCAGACTCATCATACCAACACTCATCACAATCATTGCCGTTATGCTGACACTCATTCCAGCTACGATGGGATTTTCAGCATTACATACCGCCAAGCCAATCAAGACCATACGCGCTCTAACCACTCAGCCACAAATATTCCTCGACGCACCACTCGCCATCCGTACTGATCTTCTGTTTGCCAAAGCATGTGAAATCCAATCAATCAAAATCAACCTGACTTGCAAACAACTCACAGGCATTACATCGCGTACTTGTTTTTCAATGACACACACCATCCAGCAACATCAGCACATCCTGCCGGGCCAGACTATCACCGGCTCACATCGCTTTAGCGTCCCTCCATCCAAACAAAGGCCATCCTCTCATTTCACACGTTTCGACTATCCACGCATCGCATGGGCTGTTGAAATACACACAACATTCATCAACAATCGTACACTCACATGGTGTTTTCCTATTGCTGCTGAACGCACGACCTCCGAAAGATAAACACGACCTCAAAAGTCGCGACTATTATTGAACTTGACAAATTTCATTAGCCCGCTAATTATATAGATATGTTTCTACTCCAAGATCTTCCAGATGAGCAAGTCATCACACATGCCCAAGCCATCCACGGACAATTCAACCGTCAAGGCCTACTTCTCTTCCTGCAAATACTCAAAACAGGCTCAGACCTACTCAACAATCTCGATCAATTCTTATCTAAATACAACCTCAAACATGGCCGCTGGATCACGCTCGTCTTATTGCAACGTGAACCCTCGCAAACATCCTCACCTTCTGAACTCGCAAAGAAGCAGGGAATCACACGCGCAACCATGACCAATCTTCTCAATAGTCTCGAAAATGATCTGTACATCGAACGAATTGAACACCCGACAGATGCACGCGCAACAAACGTTAAACTCACACGAAAAGGCCGAAACCTTTTAAAAAACATCATGCCACGTTACTACCAAGCAATCAATCAACTCACCGCCGAATGCTCCACCAAACAACTCAAAGATACTCAAAAAATGCTCAATCTGATTTCCGGTAAAAGCGAAGAGATTTTCAGTCAATAGCAACATACTATTTACCCAACACATAGCGCAAAACGAAAGCACATTTACACTGATATGCATGAAACACAATGCTTTAATTAGCCTGCTAATCACTTGCAAGCCAAACGCCCCAACAGGATAACCACAATGAGAAAACATATACTCGGCAACAGCAACTTAGAAGCTTCCATCCTTGGTTTTGGATGCATGGGCCTCTCCGAATTCTACGGCCCGCCAACCGAAGAAGCCGAATCACTCAACATACTCAATCACGCCTACCATAACGGAATCAACTTTTTCGACACCGCAGATATTTATGGCTGCGGACATAATGAACAACTACTATCAAAGTTCATCCGCGATAAACGCAGCAAGATCATACTCGCCACCAAATGCGCTATCGTTCGCAAACCTGGCGAATACGCAAGAAAAATTGACAACTCACCTCAATACATTCACAACGCTTGCGACGCATCACTGAAACGCCTTCAGACTGATTACATCGACCTGTATTACATCCACAGATTCAGCGGCGAAACACCTATCGAAGACGTCATGCACGCACTCGCGAAACTCAAAACGCAAGGCAAAATCAGACAGATTGGCCTTTCCGAAGTATCCGCAAATACACTACGAAAAGCCTGTAAAATCACACCAGTAGCCGCCTTGCAAACCGAATACTCTATCTCAACACGTGATGTCGAAGCCGATATCCTTCCTACTTGCCATGATGTTGGCACGGGTTTTGTCAGCTACTCACCACTTGGTCGCGGCTTGCTCACCGGCCAGATTAAATCCTTAAACGACCTCGCCGATGATGATTTCAGACGCATCTCCCCACGATTTAACGAAGAAAATTTCAACAACAATCTCAAACGTTTAAGCCTTCTGAACGATCTCGCTCAATCAAAAAACTGCACGCCAGGTCAAATCGCAATCGCATGGCTACTTCATCGCCCTGTACCCATATTTCCCATTCCCGGAACCAAACGAATCAAATACTTAGATCAGAATATCCAAGCCGCAAACATCGAGCTGACTCGCGATGAAATCAGCTTAATCGACAACAGCTTTCCTCCAGGATTCTTTGGTGGCCAACGCTACCCCGAAGCTGGTATGACTGGTATCAACACATAAAAAACACTAAAAAAGCGGCGAATTAAATCGCCGCTTTTTTTAAGATCATATCAATGCCCTGTATGCCCAAACCCACCAACACCCCTTGCCGTTGTAGGTAATTCATCCACCTCCAGCCACTCAACAATCGGCACACGCTTTACAATCATCTGGGCGACACGCATCCCATTCTCGATTATAAAATCTTCTTTCCCATGATTAATCAGCGCTACCTTCACTTCTCCACGATAATCCGCATCAATCGTTCCTGGCCCGTTCGGCACACCAATCCCATGCTTAACCGCCAATCCACTCCGAGGCCGGATCTGGGCCTCCCAACCAATCGGCAGCGCCATCGCAAAACCTGTTGGCACAAGCTCAAT contains these protein-coding regions:
- a CDS encoding DUF3592 domain-containing protein, producing MRFFALITSVAVIVTALLIWGLLRIDYQTQLTTTYEPTRATIIETHVHKTWFGFYRPVITYRYQIGGQIYASTKYAPLNQFGSQPWASKVAEQYQPQQVTTAYVSTQNLMMAFLTPHTTFTPYIATIFSMLLIFMTCFLIRNAGIFSSKPHTPHHPNRYHWYQLTTEHIPSFYAFGMIFISLLWSILILLPFIHFLLFAYYDHEHTRLIIPTLITIIAVMLTLIPATMGFSALHTAKPIKTIRALTTQPQIFLDAPLAIRTDLLFAKACEIQSIKINLTCKQLTGITSRTCFSMTHTIQQHQHILPGQTITGSHRFSVPPSKQRPSSHFTRFDYPRIAWAVEIHTTFINNRTLTWCFPIAAERTTSER
- a CDS encoding MarR family winged helix-turn-helix transcriptional regulator, with translation MFLLQDLPDEQVITHAQAIHGQFNRQGLLLFLQILKTGSDLLNNLDQFLSKYNLKHGRWITLVLLQREPSQTSSPSELAKKQGITRATMTNLLNSLENDLYIERIEHPTDARATNVKLTRKGRNLLKNIMPRYYQAINQLTAECSTKQLKDTQKMLNLISGKSEEIFSQ
- a CDS encoding aldo/keto reductase → MRKHILGNSNLEASILGFGCMGLSEFYGPPTEEAESLNILNHAYHNGINFFDTADIYGCGHNEQLLSKFIRDKRSKIILATKCAIVRKPGEYARKIDNSPQYIHNACDASLKRLQTDYIDLYYIHRFSGETPIEDVMHALAKLKTQGKIRQIGLSEVSANTLRKACKITPVAALQTEYSISTRDVEADILPTCHDVGTGFVSYSPLGRGLLTGQIKSLNDLADDDFRRISPRFNEENFNNNLKRLSLLNDLAQSKNCTPGQIAIAWLLHRPVPIFPIPGTKRIKYLDQNIQAANIELTRDEISLIDNSFPPGFFGGQRYPEAGMTGINT
- the dut gene encoding dUTP diphosphatase, which gives rise to MEQVEIETVRVAIKRLDGNVAGQLPTYQSEHAAGMDVYAHLDKPMIVKAGEIELVPTGFAMALPIGWEAQIRPRSGLAVKHGIGVPNGPGTIDADYRGEVKVALINHGKEDFIIENGMRVAQMIVKRVPIVEWLEVDELPTTARGVGGFGHTGH